The nucleotide sequence CTTGGCCCAGGACCCCTGGAACCCAATGCATTTTCTTTGCCTGATGTGGAAGGACTAAGGAAAGTGATTTTGAAGATTGTTAACACTGGGCTAGTGACATGGACCAGTGTATAAGTAAGTGTCTATTGTCAACCTTCAGCCCTGACTCGTATCCATGtgataaaaggagaaaactgcctccagtagttgtcctctgacctcgatGAGTGTGCTGTGACACATGTGAATGTACACacataatgaagaaaataagtgtaattattattattaaataaatgtatcTAAATAAAGAAGCGTAAATGAATAGATGTACTTTAAAAGTTGTAATGAAAATGGCACACATAGGAAACGAACAACGAAATAGTAGTACACATTTGAAATTCAGAACATGAGACTATGAggaagaggattataaaataaattccatgcagatgtacacagagagacccttcACAGAACCTTCAAACATTGTAAATATGAAGATTATTTCACATACAAATATAAAGAGGAATAAAGCAAAACCACATGTCAATTTGTATTTCATATGTGTAATGTTCATacatgtattgtttttgtttttacaagacagggtttctctgtgaaacaatcctGACGTCCTgtagctcactttgtagaccaggctgacctcgaatttagagatctacctgcctctgcctcccgagtgctggaattaaagataagtgccaccactgcctgaccattCATGTGTTTCTTACATGTAATCTTCATACAGTTCCAAAGATGAGGACAGAATGGGGGAAACACTGATTGGATTATAGAAACCTCATCCATCAAAGAACTGATTTCACAGTCTACTACCTGACCTAATCCCAGCCTTGAGAAAGTCAGAGCCTGAAGAAGGCAGTTCCCCTTCCTGTGGGGTTGTGCCAATACAACCATGTCATGCGGAGTACCTGCCTCCAGAGGCCACACCCTGTGTTTCCTGTCTCTCCAGGCAGTCTCCCGTACCTCTGCTCATAAACACAGTTGCAGCTTCCAGGAGGAGATGCCATGACCTTCACATTCCTGCTCTGTGTGGGTGAGAtgtggagatggggaggggataACTTGGTCTAAGACTGATGCTGTCCCACAGTCTCTCACAGGGCACTCTCTTTCAGGACTGACTCTGGGCCTAGGGACCCAAGTGCTGGCAGGTGAGTGTATGCAAATGCTCTGACCTTTGCTTCTCATCATTCCTGGAGCCATGCTGGGCAGTGAGGCTAGAAAATGACATAGGTGTGCTAAACCTGGGGATGGCTGGAGTATTGGGGTGGGGGCATGAAATCTGAGGATGACTCTCCTCGGTCATAGCTGTTCATTTCCTTACAGGGACTCTCCCTAAACCTATCCTCAGAATACAGCCAGACTCTGTTGTATCTGAGAAGGCTACAGTGACTATCGTGTGTGAGCCAACAGGAGCCAAAGTGTACAGTCTGTATAAAGATGGATATAAATATTTAAGTCCCACAGAGATTCTACAGAATTCTATTGACAAGGCTGAATTCACCATCTCAAACATAGAATATCATCATGCAGGACGATATAGTTGCCAGTATCAGACACGTGATGGATGGTCAGAACACAGTGAACCCCTGAAGCTGGTGGTTACAGGTGAGAGGACACACAAGGTCCACAGCCTTGGGCTTGATGGTAAAGAAGTGAATTTGTTCAAAAGAACTTTCTCCAACACCGTGAAAGACGAGCCCTTGAGAACATTTAATTGATTCCACTTTCTCTCCTAGGAGTCTACAGGAAACCCAGTCTGTTagccctgcctggtcctgcagtggCTGAAGGAAGAAATGTCACCCTCCAATGTGCCTCAAAGGAGCAATATGACAGGTTTGTTCTGATTAAGGAAGGACAAAAGAAGCTTTCCAGGATGCTGAACTCACAGTATAAAAACTCTACTAGGCAGTTTCAGGCCCTGTTCTCTGTGGGCCCTGTGACCTCCAGTCAAAAGTGGACATTCAGATGCTACAGCTTTAACAAGAACAGCCCACTGGTGTGGTCAGAACCTAGTGACCCCCTGGAGCTCCTGTTTTCAGGTGAGGAATCCAAGACTTCCCCTAGAATGATGTTGGAATGATAGAGGTGCTCAGAGAGGTCTTGGTGTGTACTGTACGTGAGGAGCCAGGACTCCTGAGCCCATTGACACAGAGTAAGGGAGGCAGTGGGACCCAAGATGCAGAATCCAAGGCAGACAGTGACAGCAAAAGCCCTGCAGGTCCAGGACAGAAAAGAATCTTCATGGAACCTTCTGGCATTTTGGCTCAGCTCAAGTACCAACCACAAGAGCTCAAGGAACCCACTgatgagagggaggaaagactgtagaAGTCAGAGCCCTTAGGGGATTAGGTGAACATGGTCTACACAATCAACCATGCAGGAAGCAtgagagctcacagagactgaaagaaCAACCATGGAGATCACATGAGTCTGCTCTAGGCCCTCTGCACACATGCTGTGGTTGTTTACcttaggtgttttgttttattctgtgtaGCTCCTTATGTCCTGTAACtgcctgtgtagaccaggctggcattgaacttccagaaatctgcctgtgttattttcctgagtgctggaattacatgcatgcaccaccactgcctggctagcttggGGATTATTTTAGACTCATAACAATAGGagtggggctgtctctgactcttgtctgCATGTGGgatgcttttttcttctttttctgggttgccttgtccagcatTGATATAAGAATATGTGCCTATTCTTATTGCATGCTTTTACATTCCTTGTTGGAATAATATCCCTGGGAAACCTGTGTTTTCTTAAGGGAAACAGAGGTGCAGTGGATatctgggagagggaagaggtaAGGCTACTACTAttaggatgtattgtatgagagaagaataaattaaaaggaaaaaaagggtcATCCACAATGTGACTTTCTAAGTGCCGCTTTCAGACAAACTCATCTGCTTCTTTCCTACTTCCTTGCAGGGGCCCTCCACAAACCCACCATCAAGGCTGAGCCAGGCTCTGTGATTGCAAGTGGAAGTACAGTGACTATCTCTTGTCAGGGGACCATGGatacagaaatatatattctGCATAAAGAAGGAAGTCAGAAACCATGGGGTACACAGACCCCAGAGGAAACTGAGAACAATGCCAAGTTCTCCATCCCTTATGTAACAAGGCAACATGTGGGGCAATATCGCTGTTACTGCTACAGTTTGGGTGGTTGGTCAGAGCGCAGTGACACCCTGGAACTGGTGGTGACAGGTGAGGGGACAGGCAGGGTTTCAGCCCGAAGCTCTGCTCTCAGTATTCCCCTCCCACTGTCTAGCCCTGGAGAGCACTGTGGCTGTGTGGGCCCATATAACAGGCTGCTCATTCtgtcctaggaatccacaagggtaAACCCAGGCTGTCAGCACTGCCCAGCCCTATGGCGACTTCAGGAAGGAATATCACTCTCCAATGTATTTCATGGAAAAGATATGACAAGCTCATTCTCAccaaggaagatcagaaattcctCAGCTCCATGAACTCACAGTACATACACAGTATTAGGCAGTATCAAGCCTATTTCTCTATAGATCATATAACTCCAGATCATAAAGGGACATTCCGATGTTATGGTTACTACAAACAAGCTCCACAGATGTGGTCAGTACCAAGTGACCCCCTGGAAATACACATCTCTGGTGAGTCAgacccatcattgaccaaatattTTTGACAGCCTAGCCCCTTGCCATGGATCTGTCCTGCTGAGTAGTTGCAGGGaaaaagtataaaagaaagaGCCAAGTGACGGATCCAGATCCTGACAGCTGGGAAGAAGCAGTGACATGTGTAGGACAGGATGAGAGGGGATAGGTGTTTGCTAAAAGCTAGATCCCCAGTCCATAGTCTGTCACCTCCTCTCTAGGCCTGTCCAAGAAGCCCTCTCTGCTGACTCACCAAGGCCATATCCAGGACCCTGGAAAAAACCTCACCCTGCAGTGTTGGTCTGACATCAACTATGATAGATTTGCTCTGTACAAGGTAGGGAAAGACAACCTCACACAGCACTATGTCCGGCGGAGCCAGGCTGACTTCTCCTTGGCAAACTTCCCACTGGGATCTGTCAGCAGCTCTACCGGAGGCCAATACAGATGCTATGGTGCTCACAACCTCTCCTCTGAGTGGTCAGCCTCCAGTGATCCCCTGGATATCCTGATCGCAGGTAAGGAACTAAATAGATACTATCAAGCACCTAGGTTCAGCATGAGTTCTCAGGGGGAATTTTAGGAGGTGGTGGCTGGGATGAGGGATAGGGATCTTATttgggaacaaatgcagagacagCAGAGCAGGAGAATGGCTCAGGTAGAGAACAAAGATGGAGTTCCAGGTGTTGAGGACAGATACAGGTTATGTGTCATCTCAGAACATTAAAGGTAGCCTTTCTGTtgatggagctgtgggctgcgttcctgccacccagctcccggtcgcctggctagcttatgccccgaaataacaacacacaaactgtattcatttaaacactgcctggcccattatatctatcctctttttaactaactctcacatcttgacaacccatttgtaataatctgtgtagcaccatgaaatggtggcttaccggaaaggattctagtgtatgtccatcttgggctggagcttcatcgcgtctgccctggagaggagcggcatggcatctggctcacttcccttcttcccagcattctgttctgtctactccacctacctaattttctgacctatcagaccaagcagttttctttattgattaaccaatgaaacaacagattgacaaatgaccttcccacatcacctttCATCATCCTTTTTCTCCTTAGGACAGCTATTTTTCACTCCTTCCCTCTCAGTGAAGCCTAATTCAACAGTATACTCAGGAGACAATGTGACCCTACTCTGTCAGTCAACATACAAGGTGGACACTTTCATTCTGTCGAAGGATGGAGCAGCCCACCCAACCAAGAGACTAAAATCAAAGTTCCAAATGTGGATGTTTCAAGCAGAATTCAACATGAGTGCTGTGTCCTCAATGCTCTCAGGCACATACAGGTGCTATGGTTCTTGGGACTCATCTGTCTACCTGTTGTCAAACTCCAGTGCCCCCGTGGAGCTCACTGTCTCAGGTGAAGTGACCCTAAATTGTCATGGTGACTTAGAATCCAAACCCTAGGAGAGCCCTTGACTTGGGTGGGATTAAGGGGACAATGGGAAAGGTTAGTCTGAAGGCACTTTCCCTGCCAGAGAAGATGATGCCAACTTCAGTCCTTCAGGTAATGTCCACTCCATTCTCTATTTCAATCTAGGTTTGAGGTAGGCAGCATGAGGATCTTGGGAAGATTACAGGGCAGATGTAGGACAGTGAGGAGGACAAGACTTGGGTTAGCATCTAACACTCACCCTCCTCTTGTTCTTTTTCCTAGGATCCATTCGACCCTCCAACCTTCCACCCTCAAGGCCCAAGCCAACAGCTGGTGAGTATCAGGCACCTAAAAGCAGGAAGTATGTTCCACCCCCAGGCAGCTTGCTTACTCTTAGCCCAGTAAAATCTTCATTTCTCTGTCACTTCAGCTTGTTAGTTCACAACAGAGACCCCAGAGGCTCAGGCTTTAGTTGTGCTACAGAAGGTGGAATCCAGAGAAATATGTTTAGGTCCAGGCAGATAGTTAGGAAAACAGGGAACCCAGACATTCATCTTCCCATCCTGCCAATATGGTTCTGAGAACAAACCTCTCTACTGCATGAAGTCAGGCCCCAGAAGGCTACAAAATTGTTGGAATATGGAACACTAATGGACAATAGCAAGTTGTGAAATTGAAATAACTGCTTCTGAAGATACAGAattgaaatattctttttctggATAGCTACTTCTCTGCATAAAAAAGGAATAAGTGTGGCCCATACCTAAGTTTCTTTCAGTACTGGCCTTGGCTGTTACTTCTCATTACAAAAGAATCCTCCAGACTCTGCAGTGGATCTGTCCCATAGTCCCCTAGTGGTTGTAATTTGTGCAAGAGTGAGGCACTGGGCTATAGCAGGGCATTCAGACTCCTTCTTCTAGATCATGGGACATAGTTCTAGTATTCTCCATGAGTTCTGTGACCTCTACTCTCAGGAGAATCTAAAGGTTCTCTGAATACCTCAATGCATCTCTCTATATGCTGTATTTTGCCAGTGCTCATGTAAAAttcatggtcccaggtgaggtgatGCAGATTTTTTCTGAACTGAAGGGGTATCTCAGCATCCTCCATGTAGAGCAATTGTTGGCTAGGATTGGGTTACATATGATGTAGAGGGTCAGCCAGATTGGTATTTATCAACATCATGATAGAGGACCACATGGATATTTCTAGGAATTCTTATTACAGTCCTTCCTAATGGAATCCAGAAGGTTTAAGGCAGTCTAAAGGAGCATCTTGAGAGGCCACAGACAGATGTAGGATACTAAGCAGAAACCAGCCCACAGTGCTGACCTTTGTTCATCACCCACCACTTATCAGTATTTACAACCCTTACTCTCAATGCATCCATGGCTCACAGAGTCTCCAGAGGAAGAGGTAGAGGTAGTCTTCTTGTAATAAGCATTAATCTTGCCTTGCTATATACTCATTCTATCAAAACAGATTCACATCTCCAGCTCAACCCTACCCGAAAGAATTCATAATGAACACCTGAACATAGCAATTATcatattaagcaaaataaaatccaGCAGTCTCAATCACAACCTATTGCTTTGTAAAATCTACAACTTTTCCCTACATGGTGAAATAGGGGTCCTGAGACTGTATGGGCTCTACATTCTTTGAAGGTTGACAGCTAAGAATATCTCCCACATGCCCTTGGTGTGTTGATCTGACCAAGAGAAGCTTTGGGATTAGGACATGCATGGCCCCTCCACTACGGACCCTGGAATCTCCTAAAGTGGTGAGAGATCTGTACCACTCTCTCCTCATGCTGCAGCCAGTCCCATTTGTCTTAATATCTACTACTTGTAAATATTACAAAAGTTAGGATTAGAAATGTCAGTCTTGAGAGCTATGCTTAGTGTGAGACAGTCATGTAATCCTGTAAACCTAGTGACTTGCCATGTATACTCTTTCctagttcacacacacaaacatacacacacacacatcacactttTGAGATCAAGGACTGCAAAGCAGTCTACATAATTCTTCTCTACACCTTGATTCTACATtactcaaagaaaaatgaaaaacacaaggTGATCAATATACACCAAAAAGGTGTGCTCCTATTTGTAATTTCTTGGTCTGATGTGGGGACGAACATCTCAGGAACTTTAACACCAAGACACAGGTTATCAACCTTAGAAGAAACCATATCTAATCTCTGAGAATATAAGGAAGTTTCTTCTCACTCAACCCTATAAGGTCCCTGGGTACTCATAAGAGATCAGAGTAATATTCAGATCAAAGGAGAGATGGGAGCATCTAAGTATAACAATAACAAACACTCAACAAAAACATACATTTGGGAAATCATCCAAAACTGAGGATGTATGTCAGATAATCTCTGTTGAGTTCACCAGAGAAAACATACTCAGAATCGTCTGTGGCTGCTTGGTGCAGTGACTCAGGATCAATACCAGTGATGTCTTAACAATGTATTCTactttgaattttctgttttcattggtgttttCACAGGGACAGTGAATGAACTAATAAGAATATGAGGGAATGCAGCTATGTCAAGGGAAAGATTCATTCCAGAAACTCATTAGTTTATAGAATGAGAATGatggatatttacattaaattaaaaagtggAACGCAAAAGAAACCCTCAGCTCTCTTAAGCACACCCACATCATACTCTTCTGTTCTCAGGATCAGCTGAGACTATTAGTGCATTCTAGAACATGTCAAAACCCAAGACAGGTGAGAGATTTAAAACTGAAAACCCTGGAAACAGGGGCCAAATTCTGTCCAGGGAAGGTAGGGACTCTGGATAGAAATTCATTTATCTTG is from Microtus pennsylvanicus isolate mMicPen1 chromosome 1, mMicPen1.hap1, whole genome shotgun sequence and encodes:
- the LOC142858793 gene encoding paired immunoglobulin-like receptor B, translated to MDQCIRTLPKPILRIQPDSVVSEKATVTIVCEPTGAKVYSLYKDGYKYLSPTEILQNSIDKAEFTISNIEYHHAGRYSCQYQTRDGWSEHSEPLKLVVTGVYRKPSLLALPGPAVAEGRNVTLQCASKEQYDRFVLIKEGQKKLSRMLNSQYKNSTRQFQALFSVGPVTSSQKWTFRCYSFNKNSPLVWSEPSDPLELLFSGALHKPTIKAEPGSVIASGSTVTISCQGTMDTEIYILHKEGSQKPWGTQTPEETENNAKFSIPYVTRQHVGQYRCYCYSLGGWSERSDTLELVVTGIHKGKPRLSALPSPMATSGRNITLQCISWKRYDKLILTKEDQKFLSSMNSQYIHSIRQYQAYFSIDHITPDHKGTFRCYGYYKQAPQMWSVPSDPLEIHISGLSKKPSLLTHQGHIQDPGKNLTLQCWSDINYDRFALYKVGKDNLTQHYVRRSQADFSLANFPLGSVSSSTGGQYRCYGAHNLSSEWSASSDPLDILIAGQLFFTPSLSVKPNSTVYSGDNVTLLCQSTYKVDTFILSKDGAAHPTKRLKSKFQMWMFQAEFNMSAVSSMLSGTYRCYGSWDSSVYLLSNSSAPVELTVSGSIRPSNLPPSRPKPTADTENQDHTVENVIRMGFAVMILIVLGFLVFKAWGTQRQSQHAAEM